In one window of Brassica rapa cultivar Chiifu-401-42 chromosome A07, CAAS_Brap_v3.01, whole genome shotgun sequence DNA:
- the LOC103850242 gene encoding small G protein signaling modulator 1 translates to MMFGPLRLTTTAKVAAATRSVASTVTFVAVVLLPLILGGRWIVFADGSSGGASRNGYAGEFWSSVVAPSNVGLAVALTVVAVAVTVVYSRRGSIGSPWSLRRRKHALQPKQWNAFFTKEGRLSDGGVQFLKKVRSGGVNPSIRPEVWLFLLGVYDLNSTEEERDYIRQQKQKEYENLRRQCREIHRRNENGSDSKQTSQRSNTEDSQVLDSHDIEQVSSSTRSIQVEESEKLNSESILEDGDCEKSGVTSEDDANDADSTNSEETETSPLPANEEGESHDTTVNSEATNSEETETLPHVPKEEEAERHGKVNQEKDTQSPSSKPKSQAEEEFNTIWQRIIRLDAVRANNEWVPYSPSQAAVSDTKARGIATQVGLTDYEDLEPCRILHAARLVAILEAYAVYDPEIGYCQGMSDLLSPLLAVIEDDAFAFWCFVGFMSKARHNFRLDEVGIRRQLSMVSKIIQFKDIRLYRHLENLEAEDCFFVYRMVVVMFRRELTFEQTLCLWEVMWADQAAIRTGIAKATWGRIRLRAPPTEDLLLYAIAASVLQRRKTIIEKYSGMDEIMKECNSMAGRLDVWKLLDDAHDLVVNLHDKI, encoded by the exons ATGATGTTTGGACCACTACGATTGACGACGACCGCCAAAGTGGCGGCGGCCACTCGCTCCGTCGCATCGACGGTAACTTTCGTCGCAGTGGTCTTGTTGCCGCTGATCCTCGGCGGGAGATGGATCGTCTTTGCCGATGGCAGCAGCGGTGGCGCCTCCAGGAACGGATACGCAGGCGAATTCTGGTCGTCGGTTGTTGCTCCTTCCAATGTTGGCTTAGCCGTGGCTCTCACCGTCGTGGCGGTGGCTGTCACCGTCGTCTACTCCCGTAG AGGAAGCATTGGATCGCCTTGGTCACTGAGGAGAAGAAAGCATGCTCTTCAGCCTAAACAGTGGAATGCCTTTTTCACAAAGGAAGGCCGACTCAGTGATGGCGGTGTCCAATTTCTGAAGAAAGTTCGCAGTGGG GGTGTGAATCCAAGCATCAGACCAGAGGTTTGGCTGTTCCTCCTTGGAGT GTATGACTTAAACAGCAccgaagaagaaagagattatATCCGACAGCAGAAACA GAAGGAATATGAAAACCTGCGGAGACAGTGTCGCGAGATTCATAGGCGCAATGAAAATGGCAGTGACTCAAAGCAGACTTCTCAGAGGAGCAACACCGAAGACAGCCAGGTTCTTGATTCCCATGATATTGAACAAGTCAGTAGTTCCACGAGATCCATCCAAGTTGAAGAATCAGAGAAGTTGAATTCCGAATCGATCCTTGAGGATGGGGACTGTGAAAAGAGTGGCGTCACCTCCGAAGATGATGCTAATGACGCAGACTCAACAAACTCTGAAGAAACCGAGACTTCACCTCTTCCAGCGAACGAAGAAGGAGAAAGCCATGATACAACCGTTAACTCAGAGGCAACCAACTCTGAAGAAACTGAGACTTTGCCTCACGTacccaaagaagaagaagccgaaaGACACGGTAAAGTCAACCAAGAAAAAGACACTCAGTCTCCATCATCAAAGCCAAAATCTCAGGCAGAAGAGGAATTCAACACAATTTGGCAGAGAATAATCCGCCTGGATGCAGTGAGAGCCAATAATGAATGGGTGCCCTACTCACCATCTCAAGCTGCTGTGTCTGACACAAAAGCCCGGGGAATAGCCACACAGGTTGGTCTTACTGACTACGAGGACTTGGAGCCCTGCAGGATCTTACACGCAGCTCGCCTGGTCGCCATCCTTGAAGCCTACGCGGTCTACGACCCTGAAATAGGTTACTGTCAAGGAATGAGCGACTTACTATCTCCTTTACTCGCAGTAATCGAAGACGACGCGTTTGCATTCTGGTGCTTTGTCGGGTTCATGAGTAAAGCAAGGCATAATTTCAGGCTAGACGAGGTTGGAATCAGGAGACAACTCTCAATGGTATCGAAAATCATACAGTTCAAAGACATCCGCTTGTACAGGCACTTGGAGAACCTAGAAGCGGAAGACTGCTTTTTTGTATACCGTATGGTGGTGGTGATGTTCAGACGAGAACTAACATTTGAGCAGACGCTTTGCCTGTGGGAAGTAATGTGGGCGGATCAAGCAGCCATAAGAACAGGGATTGCAAAGGCGACATGGGGGAGAATACGGTTAAGGGCACCACCGACGGAAGATTTGTTGCTATATGCGATAGCGGCAAGCGTGTTGCAGAGGAGAAAGACGATCATAGAGAAGTACAGTGGGATGGATGAGATTATGAAGGAATGTAATAGCATGGCTGGTCGTCTTGATGTTTGGAAACTTCTTGACGATGCTCATGACTTGGTCGTCAATCTTCACGACAAGATCTGA
- the LOC103850239 gene encoding probable lysophospholipase BODYGUARD 2, which produces MAIAQWLNQTVGFFVFFFLDIFDYLFCFIYKTLDLFFEYEWKPCYCSSPLEAQAKTRKIIVSERGDYSKVVSMTRTKIHFDEISDTLYSRGPSLLSKLVSSVKCFNCRGLIMRHNVVESCDNNDESKKKTRSGSNKRLMTLNSTVVEKLPTTPRWSDCHCSFCTSWLSPSNKDSLFVKVQQPKDNKKARDNVVFIHGFLSSSSFWTETLFPNFSDTAKSNYRLIAVDLMGYGRSPKPNDSLYTLREHLEMIEKSVISQYKLKKFHVVAHSLGCVLALALAVKHPRAIKSLTLLAPPYYKVPKGVQAAQYVMSKVAPKNVWPPMQFGASLISWYEHLGRTVCLVLCKSHRLVDSLTRLLTLNRMRTYLIEGFLCHTHNGSWHTLHNIIFGSGGKLDSYLDYVRDHVDCDVTIFHGGEDEVIPVECSYSVKTRVPRATVHIIPDKDHITIVVGRQKEFARELELIWQTSKTTYK; this is translated from the exons ATGGCCATTGCACAGTGGCTCAACCAAACCGTAGGCTTCTTCGTTTTCTTTTTCCTTGACATTTTTGATTActtgttttgtttcatttacAAAACGTTAGATTTATTCTTCGAATACGAATGGAAACCTTGTTATTGCTCGTCTCCACTCGAGGCACAAGCCAAGACCAGGAAAATCATAGTGTCCGAACGAGGAGATTACTCAAAGGTTGTGTCTATGACAAGAACTAAGATCCATTTCGATGAGATCTCAGACACACTTTACTCACGCGGTCCTTCGCTTCTCTCTAAGCTCGTGAGCTCCGTGAAATGCTTCAATTGTAGGGGTTTGATCATGAGACACAATGTGGTGGAATCTTGTGATAATAATGATGAGTCTAAGAAGAAGACTAGAAGTGGTAGCAACAAGAGATTAATGACTTTGAATTCTACGGTCGTTGAGAAATTACCAACGACACCAAGATGGTCTGATTGTCATTGCAGCTTTTGCACTTCATGGCTTTCTCCTTCCAACAAAGATTCTCTATTTGTCAAAGTTCAACAACCAAAAG ATAATAAGAAGGCACGAGACAACGTTGTATTCATACATGGTTTCTTATCTTCATCATCCTTTTGGACAGAGACTCTCTTCCCAAACTTTTCTGATACAGCCAAATCGAATTATAGGCTCATCGCAGTAGATCTTATGGGTTATGGAAGAAGTCCAAAGCCAAACGACTCTTTGTATACATTAAGAGAACATTTAGAGATGATTGAGAAATCGGTGATCTCTCAGTATAAACTGAAAAAATTTCACGTAGTGGCTCACTCTTTAGGCTGCGTTTTGGCTCTTGCGCTTGCCGTTAAACACCCTCGAGCTATAAAGTCCCTCACTCTCTTGGCTCCG CCATATTACAAGGTGCCAAAGGGAGTACAAGCAGCACAATACGTGATGAGTAAAGTAGCTCCTAAGAACGTTTGGCCACCGATGCAGTTTGGTGCATCGCTAATTAGCTGGTATGAGCACCTTGGCCGCACCGTTTGCCTTGTACTCTGCAAAAGCCATCGCTTGGTTGATTCCCTCACTCGCCTCCTCACCCTAAACAG GATGCGAACGTATTTGATAGAAGGATTTTTATGTCACACACACAACGGGTCGTGGCACACATTACACAATATCATATTCGGATCAGGAGGCAAGCTCGATTCTTATCTGGACTATGTCCGTGACCACGTGGACTGTGACGTCACCATCTTCCACGGTGGCGAGGACGAGGTTATTCCTGTGGAGTGTAGCTACAGCGTCAAGACCAGAGTGCCACGTGCGACTGTCCACATCATTCCTGATAAAGACCACATCACCATTGTCGTCGGCAGACAAAAGGAGTTTGCACGAGAGCTTGAGCTTATTTGGCAAACATCCAAAACTACTTATAAGTGa
- the LOC103850240 gene encoding DNA-directed RNA polymerase subunit 5-like protein 1: MSEGEDEITRVFKVRRTVLQMLKDRGYNIEESDIELKREDFVQNFYKAMNKVNKEALFVTADKGPNPEDKIYVFYPEGPKVGVPIIKKDVVMKMRDDKVTRGIIVVPQPITGAAKNAIIELNKILTIEVFEEAELVTNITEHKLINKYYVHDNQAKKELLQEYTVQDTQLPRILVSDPVTAVK, from the exons ATGTCAGAGGGGGAGGATGAGATCACAAGGGTCTTCAAGGTGCGTCGCACGGTGCTGCAGATGCTGAAGGACAGAGGTTACAACATAGAAGAGTCTGATATAGAGTTGAAAAGAGAAGACTTCGTTCAAAACTTTTACAAAGCTATGAACAAAGTCAACAAGGAAGCTCTATTCGTGACAGCAGACAAGGGACCAAATCCAGAAGACAAG ATTTACGTGTTCTACCCGGAAGGTCCTAAGGTGGGAGTCCCAATCATTAAAAAAGACGTGGTGATGAAGATGAGAGACGATAAAGTCACTCGAGGGATCATAGTTGTTCCGCAGCCCATAACTGGTGCAGCCAAGAATGCTATCATAGAGCTGAACAAGATTTTGACTATTGAAGTCTTTGAGGAAGCTGAGTTGGTGACTAACATAACCGAGCATAAGCTTATTAACAAGTACTATGTACATGACAATCAAGCTAAGAAGGAACTGCTTCAAGAGTACACGGTGCAAGACACGCAGCTGCCACGTATCCTTGTCTCTGATCCTGTAACAGCTGTTAAATGA